A window of Ictidomys tridecemlineatus isolate mIctTri1 chromosome 15, mIctTri1.hap1, whole genome shotgun sequence contains these coding sequences:
- the Dact3 gene encoding dapper homolog 3 produces MIRAFSFPVSPERGRLRGWLEGSLAGLCELHWLRERQEYRVQQALRLAQPGMGGAEAEDEEDADEDEDAAAARRAAAALEEQLEALPGLIWDLGQQLGDLSLESGGLEQESGRSSGFYEDPSSTGGPDSPPSTFCGDSGFSGSGSYGRLGPSEPRGIYASERPKSLGDASPSAPESVGARAAVPRSFSAPYPTAGSAGPEACSSAERRARAGPFLTPSPLHAVALRSPRPCSRAPANSPDPVGTGRPLDGYISALLRRRRRRGAGQPRTSPGGADGGPRRQNSVRQRPPDASPPPGGARPAREPSVERAGGRATSPAALSRAWASQWEADVAPEPAAPPAAASPPDSPAEGRLVKAQYIPGAQAATRGLPGRAARRKPPPLTRGRSVEQSPPRERPRAAGRRGRVAEASGRRGSPRARKAARSQSETSLLGRAAAAPPGAPKYPTAEREEPRPPRPRGGRAPTLAAQAAGSCRRWRSTAEIDAADGRRGRPRAPSARGPGPGPSPSVPQRRLLYGCAGSDSECSAGRLGPLARRGPPGGVGGGYGESESSASEGESPAFSSASSDSEGSGGLVWPQQLVAATAAAGPVGGAGGGAPAGPAKVFVKIKASHALKKKILRFRSGSLKVMTTV; encoded by the exons ATGATCCGGGCCTTCTCGTTCCCGGTGAGCCCCGAACGGGGCCGGCTGCGGGGCTGGCTGGAGGGCAGCCTGGCCGGGCTCTGCGAGTTGCATTGGCTCCGAGAGAGGCAGGAGTACCGCGTGCAGCAGGCGCTGCGGCTGGCCCAGCCCGGAATGGGGGGCGCTGAGGCCGAGGACGAGGAGGACGCCGACGAGGACGAAGATGCGGCGGCGGCGCGCCGGGCCGCAGCGGCCCTAGAGGAGCAGCTG GAGGCCCTGCCTGGACTCATCTGGGACCTGGGCCAGCAGCTGGGAGACCTGAGCCTGGAGTCTGGGGGCCTGGAACAGGAGAGCGGGCGCAGCTCAG GCTTCTATGAAGACCCCAGTTCCACAGGAGGTCCAGACTCACCACCCTCAACCTTCTGCGGGGACAGTGGCTTCTCTGGATCTGGCTCCTATGGACGCCTGGGTCCCTCTGAACCCCGAGGCATCTATGCTAGCGAGAGGCCCAAGTCCCTAG GAGACGCCAGTCCCAGCGCTCCCGAGTCGGTGGGCGCGCGGGCCGCGGTGCCGCGGTCCTTCTCTGCGCCCTACCCGACGGCGGGGTCCGCGGGGCCGGAGGCCTGCTCCTCTGCGGAGCGCCGGGCCCGCGCGGGGCCCTTTCTGACGCCCAGTCCCCTGCACGCCGTGGCGCTGCGCAGCCCGCGGCCCTGCAGCCGTGCTCCTGCCAACTCGCCCGACCCGGTGGGCACCGGGCGGCCCCTGGACGGCTACATCTCGGCGCTCCTGCGCAGGCGCCGCCGCCGGGGGGCGGGCCAGCCCCGGACGAGTCCCGGGGGCGCGGACGGGGGTCCGCGGCGCCAGAACAGCGTGCGCCAGCGGCCGCCCGACGCGTCCCCGCCCCCCGGGGGCGCGCGGCCCGCGAGGGAGCCCTCGGTGGAGCGCGCCGGGGGCCGCGCCACCAGCCCCGCCGCCTTGAGTCGCGCCTGGGCCTCGCAGTGGGAGGCGGACGTGGCGCCCGAGCCCGCAGCGCCTCCGGCCGCCGCCTCGCCCCCCGACAGCCCGGCCGAGGGCCGCCTGGTGAAGGCGCAGTACATCCCTGGCGCGCAGGCCGCCACCCGCGGCCTCCCTGGCCGCGCGGCGCGCCGCAAGCCGCCGCCGTTAACCCGCGGCCGTAGCGTGGAGCAGTCCCCGCCCCGGGAGCGCCCTCGGGCCGCGGGCCGCCGCGGACGTGTGGCCGAGGCCTCGGGTCGCCGGGGCTCGCCCAGGGCGCGCAAGGCCGCGCGCTCCCAGTCCGAGACCAGCCTGCTGGGACGCGCCGCCGCCGCGCCGCCGGGCGCCCCCAAGTACCCCACGGCCGAGCGGGAGGAGCCCCGGCCGCCCAGGCCCCGCGGTGGCCGCGCGCCCACACTCGCGGCCCAGGCCGCCGGGTCCTGCCGCCGCTGGCGCTCCACGGCCGAGATCGACGCCGCCGACGGGCGCCGCGGGCGGCCCCGCGCCCCTTCAGCCCGCGGCCCCGGGCCAGGCCCGTCCCCGTCGGTCCCCCAGCGCCGTCTGCTCTACGGCTGCGCGGGCAGCGACTCGGAGTGCTCTGCCGGGCGCCTGGGCCCGCTCGCTCGCCGAGGGCCTCCGGGCGGCGTGGGCGGCGGCTACGGGGAGAGCGAGTCCAGCGCCAGCGAGGGCGAGTCGCCTGCCTTCAGCTCTGCCTCCAGCGACTCAGAGGGCAGCGGTGGCCTCGTGTGGCCGCAGCAGCTAGtggccgccaccgccgccgcagGGCCAGTGGGGGGTGCAGGTGGAGGGGCGCCGGCGGGCCCCGCCAAAGTCTTCGTGAAGATCAAGGCCTCCCATGCTCTGAAGAAGAAGATACTGCGTTTCCGTTCGGGTTCTCTCAAGGTCATGACAACGGTGTGA
- the Gng8 gene encoding guanine nucleotide-binding protein G(I)/G(S)/G(O) subunit gamma-8, translating into MSNNMAKIAEARKTVEQLKLEVNIDRMKVSQAAAELLAFCETHAKDDPLVTPVPAAENPFRDKRLFCVLL; encoded by the exons ATGTCCAACAACATGGCCAAGATCGCCGAGGCCCGCAAGACGGTGGAACAGCTGAAGCTGGAGGTGAACATCGACCGCATGAAG GTGTCGCAGGCGGCGGCCGAGCTCCTGGCTTTCTGTGAGACACACGCCAAAGATGACCCGCTGGTGACACCTGTACCCGCCGCCGAAAATCCCTTCCGCGACAAGCGCCTCTTTTGCGTCCTGCTCTAA
- the Ptgir gene encoding prostacyclin receptor produces MADSCRNLTYVRGSVGPATSTLMFVAGVVGNGLALGILGARRQSRPSAFAVLVTGLAVTDLLGTSFLSPAVFVAYARNSSLLGLAQGGPALCDAFAFAMTFFGLASTLILFAMAVERCLALSHPYLYAQLDGPRCARLALPAIYTFCTLFCALPLLGLGQHQQYCPGSWCFIRMRSTEPGGCAFSLAYASLVALLVTAIVLCNGSVTLSLCRMYRQQRRHQGSLVPSSRAREDEVDHLILLALMTGIMAVCSLPLTIRGFTQAIAPDSSEMGDLLAFRFNAFNPILDPWVFILFRKTVFQRLRLWLCCLCSRPARGDSQTPLSRPAPGRGDPRVPGAAVQGKEGSWVPLSAWGEGQVAPVPPAPRSSGSTVGTPSKAEATVACSLC; encoded by the exons ATGGCAGATTCCTGCAGGAACCTCACTTACGTTCGGGGCTCCGTAGGACCGGCCACCAGCACCCTGATGTTTGTGGCGGGTGTGGTGGGCAACGGGTTGGCACTGGGCATCCTAGGGGCCCGGCGACAGTCACGCCCATCAGCCTTTGCTGTGTTGGTCACGGGACTGGCGGTGACAGACCTGCTGGGCACGAGCTTCCTGAGCCCAGCCGTGTTCGTGGCCTATGCTCGAAACAGCTCGCTGCTGGGGCTGGCCCAGGGGGGCCCCGCGCTCTGCGACGCCTTTGCCTTCGCCATGACCTTCTTCGGCCTGGCCTCCACGCTCATCCTCTTCGCCATGGCCGTGGAGCGCTGCCTGGCACTCAGCCACCCCTATCTGTACGCCCAGCTGGATGGGCCACGCTGTGCCCGCCTGGCGCTGCCTGCCATCTACACCTTCTGCACCCTCTTCTGCGCCCTGCCCCTGCTGGGCCTGGGTCAACACCAGCAGTACTGCCCGGGCAGCTGGTGTTTCATCCGAATGCGCTCCACAGAGCCTGGTGGCTGTGCCTTCTCACTGGCTTATGCCAGCCTTGTGGCCCTGCTGGTGACTGCCATTGTCCTGTGCAATGGCTCTGTCACCCTCAGCCTCTGCCGCATGTACCGTCAGCAGAGGCGCCACCAGGGATCCCTGGTCCCCAGCTCCCGGGCACGCGAAGACGAGGTTGACCACCTGATTCTGCTGGCCCTCATGACAGGCATCATGGCTGTGTGCTCCCTGCCTCTCACG ATCCGAGGCTTCACCCAGGCCATCGCGCCGGACAGCAGCGAGATGGGGGACCTGCTCGCCTTCCGCTTCAACGCCTTCAACCCCATCCTGGACCCCTGGGTCTTCATTCTCTTCCGCAAGACCGTCTTCCAGCGACTCCGCCTCTGGCTCTGCTGCCTGTGCTCCCGGCCCGCCCGCGGCGACTCGCAGACCCCGCTCTCCCGGCCCGCCCCAGGGAGAGGGGACCCCCGGGTCCCCGGTGCCGCTGtccaggggaaggaggggagctGGGTGCCGCTGTCGGCCTGGGGCGAGGGGCAGGTGGCGCCCGTGCCTCCTGCGCCGCGGTCCAGCGGCAGCACCGTGGGAACGCCGTCCAAAGCCGAGGCCACGGTCGCCTGCTCCCTCTGCTGA